One window from the genome of Gopherus evgoodei ecotype Sinaloan lineage chromosome 2, rGopEvg1_v1.p, whole genome shotgun sequence encodes:
- the DUSP26 gene encoding dual specificity protein phosphatase 26, translated as MAFMSRFSRSSSRSPSRGSQEDTSNHPILSVFELERLLYTGKTACNHADEVWPGLYLGDQDIAANRRELARLHITHILNASHSKWRGGAEYYEGTGIRYLGIEAHDSPSFDMSPYFHPSADFIHQALSERGGRILVHCAVGVSRSATLVLAYLMIRHRMTLVEAIKTVKDHRGIIPNRGFLHQLVSLDNSLRLKRRA; from the exons ATGGCTTTTATGTCCAGGTTCTCCAGAAGCAGCTCCAGGTCACCCAGCCGGGGGTCTCAGGAAGACACCAGCAaccaccccatcctcagtgtcTTTGAGTTGGAGAGGCTGCTGTACACAGGGAAGACGGCCTGTAACCATGCAGATGAGGTCTGGCCAGGGCTCTACTTGGGAGACCA AGATATAGCAGCCAATCGGCGTGAACTGGCCCGCCTGCACATCACCCACATACTCAATGCCTCACACAGCAAGTGGAGAGGAGGTGCTGAGTACTATGAGGGCACTGGCATCCGCTACCTAGGCATCGAGGCCCACGACTCGCCCAGCTTTGACATGAGTCCCTACTTCCACCCCTCAGCTGACTTCATCCACCAGGCGCTGAGCGAGAGAGGAG GAAGGATCCTCGTACACTGTGCTGTTGGGGTGAGCCGCTCAGCCACCTTGGTCCTTGCCTACCTCATGATCCGCCACCGTATGACCCTGGTGGAAGCCATAAAGACGGTCAAGGACCACCGCGGCATCATCCCCAACCGGGGTTTCCTGCACCAGCTGGTCTCCCTGGACAACTCCCTGAGGCTGAAGCGGCGAGCATga